Proteins encoded in a region of the Tripterygium wilfordii isolate XIE 37 chromosome 21, ASM1340144v1, whole genome shotgun sequence genome:
- the LOC119988105 gene encoding uncharacterized protein LOC119988105, which yields MTKKESKVSRKERSQRFSSHKRSNDYVYEEEEENLKRLKLDLTECRVQAECQENMLRELDHVRSDLIHIREINQMVIQRNMHVLQLLDLLMLVIILDGSVSLS from the exons ATGACAAAAAAGGAGAGCAAAGTTTCCAGGAAAGAGAGGTCTCAAAGATTCTCTTCCCACAAGAGGAGCAATGACTATGTCTATGAGGAG gaggaggagaatcTGAAGCGCCTGAAATTGGATTTGACAGAGTGTAGAGTGCAAGCAGAGTGTCAAGAGAACATGCTGAGAGAACTGGACCATGTTAGATCTGATCTCATACACATTAGAGAGATTAATCAGATGGTGATCCAGAGAAACATGCATGTTCTTCAGTTGCTTGATCTTCTTATGCTTGTGATAATCCTTGATGGGTCAGTTTCCCTAAG TTAA